The Microbacterium horticulturae genome has a window encoding:
- the mobF gene encoding MobF family relaxase — MTVSMRVMSAGDGHKYLLRTVAAGDGERNLSTPLTRYYNADGTPPGRWMGSGLPGLGRGQFHDGDGVTEAQLQLLIGMGRDPVTGEPLGRAYPAYKSAPERVGERVSALDPELGPTARARAVAAIEAEESERGTRRAVAGYDFTFSVPKSASVLWAVADAGTQSLIVNAHHAAVAEVVAFMEREVAATRAGATPGDGAVAQVDVRGLIATAYDHYDSRSGDPHLHTHVVISNKVQTVLDNKWRSLDGRPLHAATVALSEIHEAVFADHLTRLFGVEWETRERGRDRNAAWAIAKVPEQLVSEFSSRSRHIDEEKDRLIAAYVEKHGRQPSSTTIIKLRAQATLATRPEKEIHSLAELTTQWRRRAGKILGVDATHWACSVTANEVPLLLRADDVPLDVVRGLGQSVVTAVGEKRSTWRRWNLTAEAARQTMRYRFANTRDREAIIGMVVDAAEAVSIRLTPPDLASSPAVFRRNDESSVFRPKNSTVFSSGELLDAEERLLQLAHTTTGPTVSLETVERIVRKPDRERLVLGEDQTSALMEIAVSGRIVDLLVGPAGAGKTTAMNALRRAWEKEHGKGAVVGLAPSSSAAQVLAEDLGIATENTAKWWQNHLQAGVSFQPGQLVIVDEASLAGTLSLDRITQLAAEVGAKVLLVGDYAQLQAVDAGGAFGLLTHDRDDVPELVDVHRFTHNWEKRASLDLRHAHTDVIDTYDEHNRIVDGDTESMIDAAYTAWRTDLLAGRATVLVSDSNESVTALNNRARTDLILDGTVRGTRESELHDGTHAACGDTVITRRNDRRLLAGRSWVRNGDRWSVVDVRRDGSMLVRRTGGSWGSSVLLPTEYVAEHVELGYAVTSFRAQGLTTDTAYALVDSTMTRETFYVAMTRGRDANVAYVAVHKPDPSHDGPHPGQNDEVTGRSVLISVLQHVGAELSAHETIAVEQESWGTIAQLAAEYETIAAAAQRDRWAALVRISGLTTEEVNEVIGSDAFGPLTAELRRAEANHHDLASVLPRLVGARGFGDADDIAAVIRHRLIAATARPVGSGRSRIAARLIAGLVPEAMGSVADDMRQALDERRDLITQRADAVLGKAIADDAQWIASLGEAPAAASGRERWQLAARTIAAYRDRYAVTTPSPLGGRPEATAQRIDHARAEAAFTEIRRLNAAAKVAQSHREPSERTSEGRVL; from the coding sequence GTGACGGTGTCGATGCGGGTGATGTCGGCGGGCGACGGCCACAAGTACCTGCTGCGCACAGTGGCCGCCGGTGACGGCGAACGCAACCTTTCGACCCCGTTGACGAGGTACTACAACGCAGACGGCACACCGCCGGGACGATGGATGGGCAGCGGTCTCCCAGGGCTCGGAAGAGGGCAATTCCACGACGGCGATGGAGTCACCGAGGCCCAGCTCCAGCTGCTGATTGGCATGGGGCGTGATCCTGTCACGGGGGAGCCGCTTGGGCGCGCGTACCCGGCTTACAAATCGGCACCTGAGCGGGTTGGTGAGCGAGTCAGCGCGCTCGATCCCGAGCTGGGTCCTACCGCTCGGGCCCGAGCAGTCGCGGCGATCGAAGCGGAGGAATCCGAGCGTGGCACGCGACGAGCCGTGGCCGGATATGACTTCACCTTCTCCGTCCCGAAGTCCGCCTCCGTGCTGTGGGCAGTTGCTGACGCAGGAACGCAATCTCTCATCGTCAACGCACACCATGCGGCGGTTGCAGAGGTGGTTGCGTTCATGGAGCGTGAGGTTGCAGCTACTCGTGCCGGTGCAACCCCTGGGGATGGTGCCGTTGCACAGGTCGACGTGCGTGGGTTGATCGCAACAGCGTATGACCACTACGACTCACGCTCAGGCGATCCCCATCTGCACACGCACGTCGTGATCAGCAACAAGGTGCAGACAGTGCTCGACAACAAGTGGCGAAGCTTGGACGGGCGGCCCCTGCACGCTGCGACAGTGGCGCTTTCCGAGATCCACGAAGCCGTGTTCGCCGATCACCTCACGCGGCTCTTCGGAGTTGAGTGGGAAACGCGTGAGCGCGGACGGGACCGCAATGCGGCATGGGCGATCGCGAAGGTCCCTGAACAACTTGTGTCCGAGTTCTCGTCGCGGTCGCGGCACATCGACGAGGAGAAGGATCGTCTCATCGCTGCGTACGTGGAGAAGCACGGCAGGCAACCCTCCAGCACGACGATTATCAAGCTGCGTGCCCAGGCGACACTCGCTACACGACCGGAGAAAGAGATCCATTCTCTAGCCGAACTCACCACTCAATGGAGGAGGCGAGCGGGCAAGATCCTTGGGGTGGATGCCACTCATTGGGCATGCTCGGTCACGGCGAATGAGGTGCCGTTGCTCCTGCGCGCTGATGATGTGCCGCTTGACGTAGTTCGTGGGCTGGGTCAGAGCGTCGTGACCGCAGTCGGAGAAAAACGTTCGACCTGGCGGCGCTGGAATCTCACTGCCGAAGCTGCACGCCAAACGATGAGGTACCGTTTCGCCAACACACGCGATCGCGAAGCGATCATCGGCATGGTGGTGGACGCGGCTGAGGCTGTGTCGATTCGGCTCACGCCGCCTGATCTAGCATCCAGTCCCGCCGTTTTTCGGAGGAATGATGAATCGTCGGTGTTCCGGCCGAAGAACTCCACGGTGTTCTCGTCGGGTGAGCTGCTCGACGCAGAGGAGCGCCTGCTTCAACTCGCGCATACAACGACGGGACCGACTGTCTCGTTGGAGACGGTCGAGCGGATCGTGCGAAAGCCTGATCGTGAGCGGTTGGTGCTGGGGGAGGACCAAACGTCCGCACTGATGGAGATCGCCGTGTCTGGACGTATCGTCGATTTGCTTGTCGGCCCGGCTGGTGCCGGGAAAACGACTGCGATGAATGCGCTGCGACGGGCGTGGGAGAAGGAACACGGCAAAGGGGCTGTCGTTGGACTTGCGCCTTCGTCGAGTGCGGCACAGGTACTTGCTGAGGATCTTGGGATTGCGACCGAGAACACGGCGAAATGGTGGCAGAACCATCTCCAAGCAGGCGTGAGCTTCCAGCCGGGTCAGCTCGTGATCGTTGATGAAGCGTCGCTAGCGGGAACGCTCTCGCTCGACCGAATCACCCAGCTCGCGGCTGAGGTCGGAGCGAAAGTGCTACTCGTCGGCGACTACGCACAGCTCCAGGCCGTCGACGCGGGCGGCGCATTCGGGCTGCTCACGCACGACCGCGATGACGTGCCCGAACTCGTCGACGTTCACCGATTCACCCACAACTGGGAGAAGCGCGCATCTCTCGATCTTCGCCACGCCCACACCGATGTCATCGACACCTACGATGAGCACAATCGCATCGTTGACGGGGACACCGAAAGCATGATCGATGCCGCCTACACCGCATGGCGCACCGACCTCCTCGCGGGGCGCGCAACGGTTCTCGTCTCCGACTCCAACGAATCCGTGACCGCGCTCAATAACCGCGCGCGGACCGATCTCATCCTCGACGGAACTGTCCGGGGGACGCGCGAATCAGAGCTGCACGATGGAACCCATGCGGCGTGCGGTGACACCGTCATCACTCGCCGCAATGATCGCCGCCTGCTGGCCGGACGCAGCTGGGTGCGCAACGGCGACCGCTGGAGCGTCGTCGATGTTCGACGCGACGGATCGATGCTGGTTCGACGTACCGGAGGTTCCTGGGGATCCAGCGTCCTCCTTCCAACTGAGTACGTCGCGGAGCACGTCGAACTCGGCTACGCGGTCACCTCCTTCCGGGCGCAAGGCCTCACCACCGACACTGCCTACGCGCTCGTCGACTCGACCATGACCCGAGAGACCTTCTACGTGGCTATGACACGGGGGCGTGATGCCAACGTCGCCTACGTCGCTGTGCATAAACCCGACCCATCCCACGATGGCCCGCATCCGGGACAGAACGATGAAGTCACCGGCCGCAGCGTGCTTATCAGCGTCCTCCAACACGTCGGCGCCGAGCTCTCTGCGCATGAAACGATCGCCGTCGAACAAGAGTCCTGGGGAACGATCGCGCAGCTCGCCGCAGAATATGAGACGATCGCCGCGGCAGCGCAACGCGACCGGTGGGCCGCCCTGGTGCGGATATCCGGCCTCACTACAGAAGAAGTGAATGAGGTCATTGGCTCGGATGCGTTCGGCCCCCTGACCGCAGAGCTGCGCCGAGCTGAAGCCAACCATCATGACCTGGCCAGCGTGCTCCCGCGTCTTGTCGGGGCACGCGGTTTTGGGGATGCGGACGACATCGCTGCGGTCATCCGTCACCGGCTGATTGCGGCCACTGCTCGGCCCGTGGGATCGGGGCGTTCACGGATAGCGGCCAGGCTCATTGCAGGGCTCGTGCCCGAAGCGATGGGGTCGGTCGCTGATGACATGCGTCAGGCGCTCGATGAACGTCGTGACCTCATCACGCAGCGAGCCGACGCAGTGCTCGGCAAAGCAATCGCTGATGATGCGCAATGGATCGCGTCACTCGGTGAAGCTCCCGCTGCTGCATCGGGGCGTGAAAGGTGGCAGTTGGCGGCGCGGACGATCGCCGCGTATCGCGACCGATACGCCGTCACGACGCCGAGCCCGCTTGGGGGCCGACCCGAGGCCACGGCGCAGCGAATCGATCATGCGAGGGCAGAAGCAGCGTTCACCGAGATCCGCCGTTTGAACGCCGCGGCCAAGGTTGCGCAGTCCCATCGTGAGCCGTCTGAGCGGACTTCGGAGGGGCGGGTGCTCTGA
- a CDS encoding sulfate permease, translating into MLRIIWFISIHLRNVMRRYMPTNILLDAIRTRRGLKWGVPAMLLAIPYLLATSVCTALIDGGASRWLYVVALVCIWNALKFIVIGPVSAVILLRVRNAERRNRRRQPRTTSAQWA; encoded by the coding sequence ATGCTTCGAATCATCTGGTTTATCAGCATCCACCTCCGCAACGTCATGCGCAGGTACATGCCGACCAATATCCTGCTCGATGCGATTCGCACCCGCCGCGGGCTCAAGTGGGGCGTGCCCGCGATGCTCCTCGCCATCCCGTACCTTCTCGCCACGAGCGTCTGCACGGCGCTCATCGACGGGGGAGCGTCCCGTTGGCTCTACGTCGTGGCACTTGTCTGCATCTGGAACGCGCTCAAGTTCATCGTGATCGGGCCGGTCTCAGCCGTGATCCTTCTTAGGGTGCGGAATGCGGAGCGCCGGAACAGGCGACGTCAGCCACGC
- a CDS encoding DNA-processing protein DprA produces MMTSLSSLGHDERSARTVLSLVAAPNDPSTGRLLGQVGAVELLRLADADGAVPGLDQIAAAVWRERLHTVSSADTLATQMTTFERQGLQVLIPGEKDWPVALNDLGSRTPYALWTRGETALLAKPLADRITLTGARASTAYGDHMAIELASDLALSGRVVVAGGAYGIEAVAHQSALASGGRTIAVLAGGVDRAYPAGHADLFARIEQQGLLVSEVAPGVAPTRQRFLDRGRIMAALSSTTVIVEAGARSGSLRVADEAVELGRSVGAVPGPVTSAASYGSNILIQDRRARLLTGSEDVLRLADEDKSNDPNMELSRAFRIAAACDRRTPDSRGL; encoded by the coding sequence ATGATGACTTCCCTCTCTTCCCTCGGACACGACGAGCGGAGCGCGCGTACCGTTCTCTCGCTCGTGGCCGCACCGAATGATCCGTCGACCGGTCGTCTCCTTGGCCAAGTCGGTGCCGTAGAGCTGCTCCGCCTCGCTGATGCTGACGGCGCAGTGCCCGGCCTCGACCAAATCGCAGCGGCCGTATGGCGCGAACGCTTGCACACTGTGAGCAGCGCCGACACCTTGGCCACACAGATGACAACCTTCGAGCGGCAAGGCCTCCAGGTCCTGATTCCGGGTGAGAAGGATTGGCCAGTTGCCCTCAACGATCTTGGATCACGCACACCATATGCGCTGTGGACGCGTGGCGAGACTGCGTTGCTGGCCAAGCCTCTCGCCGACCGCATCACGCTGACCGGTGCGCGCGCCTCCACGGCGTATGGGGACCACATGGCGATTGAACTCGCCAGTGACCTCGCGCTCAGCGGCCGTGTCGTCGTCGCAGGCGGTGCTTACGGTATCGAAGCAGTCGCACACCAGTCGGCACTGGCGTCCGGTGGAAGAACGATTGCAGTCCTCGCGGGTGGGGTCGATCGCGCGTACCCTGCTGGACACGCGGATCTGTTTGCGCGTATTGAGCAACAAGGTCTCCTCGTTTCTGAGGTTGCACCGGGTGTCGCACCAACACGGCAGCGCTTTCTCGATCGTGGCCGGATTATGGCCGCGCTCTCCTCGACGACGGTGATCGTTGAGGCGGGGGCGCGGTCGGGATCGCTGCGTGTCGCCGACGAAGCAGTGGAGCTTGGTCGCTCAGTCGGTGCGGTGCCTGGCCCCGTGACGAGTGCCGCCAGCTATGGCTCCAACATCCTTATTCAAGACAGACGCGCCCGTTTGCTCACAGGTTCCGAAGACGTTCTTCGACTCGCCGACGAGGACAAGAGCAACGACCCCAACATGGAGCTGTCACGAGCATTTCGCATCGCTGCAGCGTGTGATCGTCGCACACCCGATTCACGCGGCCTGTAA